The following nucleotide sequence is from uncultured Campylobacter sp..
CTTTTTGGACTTTAGCTTGGCGATCGTTTCTTTTGCGGCCTCGTAAGCCTTAGCGCTCATCTCGCGCGCCCTTTCGCTTACGTTTTTAGCGACGTCGGAGCTTTTTAGCTCGGCAAATTTTTGGCTCATCTTCTTTTCAAATTCGCTGAGCTCTTTTTTGATTGCGTCCAGTTTCTCGTCCAGATCGAGGTTTTCGATGATTTTGGCGCTTTTTTGGCTCAGCTCTTGAGTGATTTCGCGCGCTTTGGCGCTCGCCTTTTTCGCGCGCTCGCCAAGCTCGATCTCGCCGATTTTGGCGCTTAGCTGCTCGGCAAGATCGCTTGAAATTTTTCTAAATTTAGCCAAATAGCCTCCGAATTCTTCATCGGCGATCTTGGCGATTTCGCTTTTAGCGGGCTCCTCCGAGCTTGCGACCGCATCGCTTAAAACCGCGCTAAATAGCTCGCTCATCTGCGAAATTTGAAGTCTTTCGTTCTCTAGGCTCTGTGCGTCGCTTGCTGGCGAGAAACTTAGCTCGTCGCGGTATCTTTCGGCGGCTTTGTTTATGCCGTCGTAGCAGCCTAAAATCGCGCCTCTAATCAGCGCAGAGGCTGTATTTTTGCTCTCGTTTGCGACGAAAATCGCGCGATTTATGATGATTTTTGAAATTTCTTTCGTGCGGAATTTCGTAAATTCCCCGTCGCCGATAGCCGAAAATGCGATGTTTTTCGCCGTCTCGTGCGCGGTATCCTCGATGTCGGTCCCGCTTTCGAGTACGCTTATGAAGGCTAGCTCGCTTGCTTCTTTCAGCACGTCCGCAAGCGGCAATTTGCTCGCAATCGCTCGCTGTAGCGACGAGCCTATGCGCTCTTTTAGCTCCGTTTCGCTTACGTTTTGCAGTGCGGTATCTAGATCGTCGTAGCTGCGCAGAACTAGGGTTTTAATCGCCTTTTGCTTACAAGCGATCTTTTTGCGCAGATCGTCGTAGTCGTAGATGAGCTTGTAAAGAGCCTGCTCGTCCTCGTCGCACAGCGCCTTTTTAACGCCGTTAAGTAGGGCTTCTGCCGTCTCATCGCTAAGCGCGCCCGCGTCTTTTAACTCGGCTGCGAAGTCTAGGATTAATTGCATGCTTTTGGCGCTTTTACTCTTGTCGTCAAGCTCACACAAAGCCTTCGTGGCTTCTTGCAAGGCGAGCTCTTGCACATATGAGGCTAGCTCGGCTTGTGAAATTTGCGCGAGATCGGCGCCGAATTTTTTGATTATTGCTTCTTTCATTTCATCTCCTGTCACAATACATATTTAAAGTGGGCTTTTAGGCGCTCGAAAATTTCGTTTCGATGCAAGTCGCTTTTAACGAAAACGCTTACGTTGAAGCTCATATATTTGCCGCCGTTTGAAAAGCGCGAAAAGTCTATTTTGTAATCTTCGTCCTTTAAAATTTCATCGATCTGCTCACGCTTTTGGGTAGTCGCGTCTAGGACTACTTTGTATTCCCAAAAGAGTGGATAGTCGATTTTTGGCTTTTCAGATCCTAATATACACGCCACTCTTGCCTCCCTCTTTGCGCTGTAGCACGACATCAGTGATCTGCATCGATTTATCGATCGCTTTTAGCATATCGTAAATCGTCAGTAGCCCCACGCTCACGCCCGTTAGCGCCTCCATCTCGACGCCCGTTTTGCCCGTGATCTTTACCGTCACGAAAAGCTTGAACGCACACTCGCTCGCAAGCTCCTCAATATCGGTTTTAATCGAAGTAATCGTAAGCGGATGAGTCATGGGTATTAGCTCACTCGTCTTTTTAGCGCCCATTATCGCGGCAACGACGGCAGTTTGAAGCACAGGGCCTTTTTTGGCCGTGTTTTGCTTGACGGCGGCAAACGCCTCCGCACTCATTCGTATGATACCGCTAGCGGTGGCTACGCGCTCGCTCTCGTCCTTGGCGCCGACATCTACCATGCGGGGCATATTGTTTTCGTCGATATGTGTAAGCATAAAATTCCTTGCAGTTTTTGGCGGGATTATAGCAGAATTTCGGGCATAAAAAAAGCCCGAGCTTTTAAACTCGGGCTTCATACAAAAAGGAGGTTTTATCTTGTCGGACGTGAACGATTATACTACCTAAATAGTAAATAGAAATAAAATATATCCTTTTTAGGCAAACTCTTTCGTGCTTAATTTATAGCATTTTTTAAAATTTTGATGAAATTCGACGATATGCTATGGTGCGCTATGTGGGAATTTGAATGGGTAGCGAAATGAAACGGAGCCAAAAAGCGACTAAATTTAAAGCGGACATTAAAGAGCAAAGATAAAATTTAAAGCAGGTTTGTGATTATTTTAGCTCAATATGGGCGATCAAAAGAGCGGAGCAGGGTGCTCTGCCAAGGCAGTATAAATAAAATGCTACAAAGAAGCGGCTTAAATTCAATGCCGTCTCGCTGGCTATAAATTTAAGCTCGTTTTGCTTAAACTCAATGCCTCGCGCGCAATGCAGCATAAATTTAAACCCTTCACGCGAGCGTTAAACGACGCAGGCGCGGATTAAAATAGCGCGCGCGAATTTAAACATCGTCGCGCAAAATCCGACCTGCGTTTGAAATTCAGCCTCGTTTAAATTTTAAACGTTTTTAGCAGGCTGCCTAAATTTAGCCTCTTATCTTCGCCGTTTGCGCCGCCTCCTAAAAGATCGCCCAAAAAGCTACTTGCGTCGTTGATATCGATTTTACCGTCGCCGTTAAGGTCGAGCTTGGCGCTTGCGATTTTACCGATCAGCGCGCTAAAATCCACGCCTTTGCTATCGACGGCGTTTGCTTGCACGTCCTCGCCGCCGCCCAAAAGTCCGCCCAGCATCGAGCCTAGCGAGCTAGATCCGCCGCTTTCGTTTTTGCTTAAAAAATTTGAGCTGATGCCCGCAATTATCGCATTTATCTGGTCGTCGGGCAGGTCCACGCCTAGAAATTTTTCGATAAAAGCGACCGGACCGCTTTGAAATTCTCTTAAATTTTTATCGTCGCTTTTGAGCGCCGAGACCATATTTACAAGTCCGTTTATGTCCATTTACGCCTCCTTGATCTTGGCTTTTGCAGCCTGTTTTACGATAAGCTCTATTACTTTTAGAGCGTCCGCTTTGGCTTCAAAATCCTTGCTAACGGCGATGATCTGTCCGTTGCTAGCCATTAGGCGGAAGCGAACCTTGCCTGCTTTATCGGTGTAAAGCTCAAATTTCGGATTATTTAGCTTTTCTCCGCCTGCGATTTGATCCTCGATCTTATTTAGCGCGGCGTTTTTTACGACGCTTTCGATGCCGTTTTTGCAAGCGGCCTTGCTCGTGTAAACCTCGGAGGTGCACAGTACGTGTCCGTCATAGAGTAGATCGAATTTGCAGCCGTCTTTGGCGTCTTTGATTAAAAACTCAGCCATTTTTCATCCTTTCGTAAAAGATATCGTTATTTTAGCTAAAATTTTAATAAATATTTTTAATAGGCGCGGAATTTTCTGCTAAAATTGCGCACAAATTTCATTTACAAAGGATCATAATGATAAAGGCTCTACGTTTTAGCTTGATTTTCGCCGCTACTTTAGGATTTGGCGCGGATGAGAGCGATGCATTATTTAAGGACATAAGGACGCGTCTGGGTTGTAATCTAGCCGCACAGGACTGCGAGACTAACGCGGGCGGGCAGAAGGCGCTCTTTAGCGTGGCGCGCCATCCGATCGAAGCGGGAGCAAACGAGCTAAAAATAAGCGGAATTTCGCGTGAGCTGAAAAATCCGAGCGTTAAAATTTCGGGCGTGAGTATGAATATGGGCAATGCGGAATTTCCGCTAAAGCGCAGCGCAGACGGCTATGAAGCGACGCTTGATGTTGCAGTGTGCACGCACGCCGTAATGCGCTACAAACTTGAAATTTACGAGGATGGCGAGCCTAGCGGGCTTTTTGTGTATTTTGATCTACGAAAGCGCGCTACAGATCGAGACCGCGGCGAAGATATCCACTTGCATCATCACGAGCATTAGACACAAAATTTTATGCGTCTTTTAAGCGGCGCGCGTCGCGAACAGATACACGGGTGCCTAAGCGAATACGCAGCTCGCCGTAGCTACCTAGACGCGCTTTATCTACATTTTGTGAAGCGCCATTATAGGCCATGGGTGCGCGGCGATTTTCCGCGCATTCGCCGCATGTGTTTCGTACCCGCTACCGCGGCACATCAAATTTAGTCCCTCGCCGCCTTTAAATTTTAAAATTTTTAAAATTCGCTTGCGTTTCATACGCCTAATCTATGCGGAATTTTGAAATTCCTTGTATAATCTGAAGCAAATTTTAAAATCTAAGGAAAGCCATGCAAATATTAAGACAAAAGCACTTTAGCGGCGAGCGCGCGCTGTTCGGCGCAAAGGATCTGCGGATCGAAAATTCCGTCTTCGGCGAGGGCGAGTCGCCGCTAAAACACAGCGCAAATATCGTCGCGCAAAACTGTAAATTTGAGTGGAAATATCCGTTTTGGTATGCCGAAAATATCCGCGCGCAGGATTGTTTATTCGACGAGATCGCGCGCGCAGGGATCTGGTATAGCCGCGGCGTGGTGCTAAAAGACTGCCTCTACGGCGCGCCTAAAGGGCTTCGCCGCGTAAAAGACGCCGCGCTGCAAAACGTGGAATTTCATGATGCGCAAGAGACCTTGTGGCACTGCAGCGATGTCACGCTAAAAAATGTCACCGCAAAGGGCGCGTATTTTGGGCTTGATTGCGAAAACTTAAGCATCGAAAATCTATCGCTCTTCGGGGATTACTGCTTCGACGGCTGCAGAAACGTAACGATCAAAAACTCCAAACTTCTATCCAAGGACGCGTTTTGGAACTGCGAAAATATCGTGGTTGAAGACTGCTTCATCGCGGGCGAATACTTCGGCTGGAATTCCAAAAACGTAACGCTGCGAAACTGCAAGATCGAGAGCCTGCAGGGCTTTTGCTATATGCAAAATTTACGCTTGCAAGACTGCGAGCTAATAAATACGACGCTAGCGTTTGAATACAGCGACGTACATGCCGAAATAAAAGGCGCGATCGATAGCGTCAAAAATCCGAGCAGCGGGCTAATCCGCGCGGCAAGTATCGGCGAACTGATCCTAGACGGCGCAACGGACGCGTCTAAAACTGAAATCATTACTGAATTAAGGGCGTAAGATGGGACTTTTTGATTTTATAAGCGGCAAAGAGAAATACGACTTCGACACTCTGCCGAACCGCCGCGGCACGAAGTCGCTTAAATGGGACGTAGGCGAGAACGAGCTTCCGATGTGGGTCGCGGATATGGACTTTGCCGTAGCGCCCGAGATCATCGAGGCTCTGCAAAAGCGGCTAAATGAGCGAGTTTTGGGCTATTCGCTTGTAGATGATGAGTGGCGCAGCGCGTATCAAGGCTGGTGGCTCGCGCGCCACGATTATGAAATTCAAAAGGAGCGGCTGATCTATGCCGGCGGAACGCTGCCTGCGATCGATTCGATCATTCGCAAGCTCACCTCGCCCGCCGAAAATGTGCTGCTGATGAGCCCCGTTTACAACTGCTTTTACTACTGTATCAAAAACGCCGCCCGCGTGCCTATAGAAAACGAGCTTGCCTACGCTAGCGGCGATTATAGCATCGATTGGGAGGATTTGGAGATTAAGCTCGCCGATCCGCAGACGACGCTTTTTATCCTTTGTAACCCGCACAATCCGGTCGGTCGTACCTTTAGCAGGGACGATCTTGCACATATCGGCGAGCTGTGCGAGAAGCACGGCGTGACGGTGCTTAGCGATGAGGTGCATTGCGATCTGACCGAGCCGGGCGTGCGTTACACACCATTTGCTGCGGCAAGTAAAATTTGCGAGAGGATCTCGGCCAGCATAATCGCGCCCACGAAGGCGTTTAACATCGCAGGGCTGCAAAGCGCGGCAGTTTTTGCCGCGGATAAGCGCTTGCGTCATAAAATTTCAAAGGCGCTAAATTCCGACGACATCGCCGAGCCGAATTTTTTCGGCGTCCAAGGAGCGATCGCCGCATTTACGAAGGGTGCGGCGTGGCTGGATGCTCTGCGCGAATACCTCAGCGAAAATCGCAAATTCGCGGCGGAATTTATCGCGCGTGAGCTTCCGCAGGTGCGCGTCGTGCCGCAAGACGCGACCTATCTGATGTGGCTTGATGCGGGCGCTTACACGCAGGATAGCGCGGAGCTTGCGCGCTTCATCCGCGAAAAAACGGGGCTGTATCTCTCCTGCGGCGCGCAATACGGCAAGGGCGGCGAGAAATTTTTGCGCCTAAATATCGCGACCTCTAGGGCGCTGCTAAAAGACGGGCTAGGGCGGCTGAAAGAGGCGCTAAAGATTTGCCCGCATTAAACGAACTGCGGCGCGGCAAGGACGAAATTTAAAATTTTATAGCGGCAAAATTTAAAGCGGCGGAGCAAATTTTAAAATTTTGCGGCAGGGCGCAAGCTTTACGCTAAATTTAGCGGCGATCAGGCTGCGGCGCGCGAACGTTTAAATTTAGCGCGCGGCAAATAAACCGGCGCTTAAATGCGTTACAAAAGGCGGAGTATGGATAGAAACGGCGATCTGGAAGAGCTTTACCTACTTGAAAAACGGCGCGAAAAGCTCGCGCGCATTAGCAAGCTCATCTCATTTTTGATAACCCTGCTGCTAGTCGGGTTTTACGTGCTTTTAAATACCAGGGCGGAGCTTGCCTCGTTTGATACAAACTGGCTCATAGTCGCGCTTTTCATCATCTTGCCCCTCTTAAATGGACTGCTTTACCGTCTATTTTACAGTTTAAGCTTTGGCAAAAACGGTGACGCGCAGCGCGCAAATTTTGATAAATTTAGCGGCTTTGATACGGCGCAAAACAGGGGCGCGCTAGGGCAGGGCGCGGCGCAAGATGGTCAAATTTTAAGCGCTGATGCAAACGAGGGGCAGGTATTAAAATCCGAAGCAGGCGAGGGTAGCGGCTTTAAAGACGGCGATAGCCGTATATCCTCTACCTACGGAAGGTTTGAGCCTAAAGCCGCCGAAGGTGAGGGCGGGAGCGAGAAAGACGGCGCAGCCGGGTCAAAATTTAACTTTCTAGCCGATCTACAGAGCCTAGAGGATGAGCGCGCAGCGCTGCAAGAAGCGGTGAAAAAGGCCGGTCTAATCGCCGTTGCCGTAGGGACCGGCGTGGGTGCACTGGTGGCGCGCTTTTGGGACGAAGTGGCGGCCGGCGTATTTTTCAGCGTAGCTGTTTACGGCGTCGTGAGCGCTCTTTTAACGGCGAGCAAAAGACGGAATTTCAGATCAAATTTTAAAAACAGGGTCGTCGCGAGCATCGCAAAAAACTTCGGACTTAGCTATGATGAAAGTGACGGGCTGGGGACAGATGAGTTTTTTGAAATTTATGACTGCTACATAAACGAGCAATCGAGCGAGGATATGATGAGCGGGGAGGTGCAGGGCGTGCGCGTTAGCTTTAGCGACTTTTACGCCGCTGAAAAGGTGCGCACCAAAAACGGCACTCGCACCGACGTAAAATTTCAAGGAGTGCTTTTCGTCGCGGATTTTCACAAAAGGCTTAACTGCGAGGTGCGGGTGTGTCACAAAAACTCTCGAAATCTACGCAAATACGGACAGCGAGCAAATATGGACGACGTGAAATTTGAGGAGTTTTTCGACGTCTATACGACAGATCAGGTAGGCGCGAGATACGCTCTGACGCCGCTTTTGATGCAGCGGCTGACGGAGGTTTATCTAAGGGTGGGCTCGCAGATAAACGCGGTGCTAAGGGAGGATAAAATTTACGTGGCGATCGAGACCTGGCGCGATAATTTCGAGCCTAGAATCGACTGCTCGCTAAAGCAGGACGCCACGATAGCGCTTTACGTAGATGAGATCGGCGCGCTTGTAGGCATCGTGAGTGAGCTAAATTTGAACCGCAAAATTTGGAGCGAATAAGGTGGGCGGCAGTGCCGTTGAGTATGACGGCGGCGGGCCGTATACGGCTCCGACGACATACAGATATGCAGACAAAGCGCGCAGGATCGTAGGCTTAGCGGTGCAGATGCGCTGTGTAGCTGAGCGTGGAAATGAATGCATTGCGCGGATCGTGCGTTTGGGCGGATGTGCGATCGCTCCTTCGCACGAGCCAATCGAAAGATTAAACGCACGCGGGAGGCGTTGGTATAAGATTTTGCAGGCTGCATGAGCCGATAAAATTTTATAAATTCCCGCTTCGTTTAGCGAGCGGGCACTTGCGATTTACCATCGCTCGTGCGGCATAAATTTTTACTGCACGAGCAGTTTGCGTTAGAATTTTACTATCGCTTGAAATTTTACGCCGCCGCGCGCGACTTAAATTTTGCCGAGACGATCCGCGCTAGGCTGCGTTTCGGCTTGGCTAAATTTACCGTGCGGAAGCAAAACTTTGCCGCTAGATCGATAAATTTAGCTAGCTTATAAAAAAGCACTCGCCGCCTATGGGCGTTTATGGACGCCGTTTCGGCAAAGCTACGGCGCCAGCGCCGCTGCGAGCTTGCGGGGCTTAGTAAGATCGCCCCGCTAAACTATACGGCGAATCTAAATTTATAGCTTCCCGCCCTCGATTACGACGTCGTCAGCCTTGATGTCGTCACCGTATACCGGCGCTAGCGTCGCATCGTAGTCGGCATGGAAAAAGTTTTCGTCCGCGAGTTTTACGATTAGATCGTCAAGCCATTTGCGAAGCTCGTCGTTGCCCTTTTTGACCGCAGGCGCGATGACGTCCTGATCGCCTAGCGAGCGGATACCTACCTTAAAGCCAGGGTTTGACTTCGTCCACGCAAACAAAAGCGTATTATCGTGCGCGATCGCATCGCCCCTGCCGTCCAGCATCGCACCGAAAGTCTCGGTATTTTGGTCAAATTTTAAAAGCTTGATCTCGGGGTGATTTTTCGTAAAATACAGATCCGCGGTCGTGCCTTTGTTGATTAAAAGCGTTTTGCCCTTAAGCTGCGAAACGTCGGTGATATCGCCGCCCTTGCTCGCGACGCCGAGGGCTACCTTCATATACGGCAGCGCGAAATCCACGACCTCTTTGCGCTCGGGCGTGACGGTGAAATTTGCAAGCGTGATATCGACCTTGTCGGATGCTAAAAATTCCGCGCGATTGGCGGCCTCTACGAGCACGAACTGTACCTTGCTCTCATCGCCCAAAAGCTCCTTTGCGATACGTTTTGCAAAATACAGGTCATATCCCGCGTTTTTGCCCGTCTCGTCGATGTAGCCAAACGGCGGCTTATCGCCGAAAACCGCGATCCTTACTACGCCGCGCTTTTTAATCCCGTCGATATAACTTTGCGGCGCGGCGGAACCTTGCGCGGAATTTGAGGAGCCTTTGCCCTCGTCGTTGCAACCCGCAAAAAACAGCGCACTCAGCGCAAGAAATAGAGCTAATACCTTTTTCATAGCCTCTCCTTTATTAAAATTTATTTTTTAAATTCAAACATATTTAAAAATTTCTTCGCACGCTCGCTCTTTGGAGCGGTAAAGAACGCCTCCGGTTCGTTAATCTCGACGACGCTTCCCTCATCCATAAAAACTATA
It contains:
- a CDS encoding DUF493 domain-containing protein, coding for MACILGSEKPKIDYPLFWEYKVVLDATTQKREQIDEILKDEDYKIDFSRFSNGGKYMSFNVSVFVKSDLHRNEIFERLKAHFKYVL
- the moaC gene encoding cyclic pyranopterin monophosphate synthase MoaC, which translates into the protein MLTHIDENNMPRMVDVGAKDESERVATASGIIRMSAEAFAAVKQNTAKKGPVLQTAVVAAIMGAKKTSELIPMTHPLTITSIKTDIEELASECAFKLFVTVKITGKTGVEMEALTGVSVGLLTIYDMLKAIDKSMQITDVVLQRKEGGKSGVYIRI
- a CDS encoding YegP family protein is translated as MAEFLIKDAKDGCKFDLLYDGHVLCTSEVYTSKAACKNGIESVVKNAALNKIEDQIAGGEKLNNPKFELYTDKAGKVRFRLMASNGQIIAVSKDFEAKADALKVIELIVKQAAKAKIKEA
- a CDS encoding DUF3737 family protein produces the protein MQILRQKHFSGERALFGAKDLRIENSVFGEGESPLKHSANIVAQNCKFEWKYPFWYAENIRAQDCLFDEIARAGIWYSRGVVLKDCLYGAPKGLRRVKDAALQNVEFHDAQETLWHCSDVTLKNVTAKGAYFGLDCENLSIENLSLFGDYCFDGCRNVTIKNSKLLSKDAFWNCENIVVEDCFIAGEYFGWNSKNVTLRNCKIESLQGFCYMQNLRLQDCELINTTLAFEYSDVHAEIKGAIDSVKNPSSGLIRAASIGELILDGATDASKTEIITELRA
- a CDS encoding MalY/PatB family protein: MGLFDFISGKEKYDFDTLPNRRGTKSLKWDVGENELPMWVADMDFAVAPEIIEALQKRLNERVLGYSLVDDEWRSAYQGWWLARHDYEIQKERLIYAGGTLPAIDSIIRKLTSPAENVLLMSPVYNCFYYCIKNAARVPIENELAYASGDYSIDWEDLEIKLADPQTTLFILCNPHNPVGRTFSRDDLAHIGELCEKHGVTVLSDEVHCDLTEPGVRYTPFAAASKICERISASIIAPTKAFNIAGLQSAAVFAADKRLRHKISKALNSDDIAEPNFFGVQGAIAAFTKGAAWLDALREYLSENRKFAAEFIARELPQVRVVPQDATYLMWLDAGAYTQDSAELARFIREKTGLYLSCGAQYGKGGEKFLRLNIATSRALLKDGLGRLKEALKICPH
- a CDS encoding DUF3137 domain-containing protein, with the translated sequence MDRNGDLEELYLLEKRREKLARISKLISFLITLLLVGFYVLLNTRAELASFDTNWLIVALFIILPLLNGLLYRLFYSLSFGKNGDAQRANFDKFSGFDTAQNRGALGQGAAQDGQILSADANEGQVLKSEAGEGSGFKDGDSRISSTYGRFEPKAAEGEGGSEKDGAAGSKFNFLADLQSLEDERAALQEAVKKAGLIAVAVGTGVGALVARFWDEVAAGVFFSVAVYGVVSALLTASKRRNFRSNFKNRVVASIAKNFGLSYDESDGLGTDEFFEIYDCYINEQSSEDMMSGEVQGVRVSFSDFYAAEKVRTKNGTRTDVKFQGVLFVADFHKRLNCEVRVCHKNSRNLRKYGQRANMDDVKFEEFFDVYTTDQVGARYALTPLLMQRLTEVYLRVGSQINAVLREDKIYVAIETWRDNFEPRIDCSLKQDATIALYVDEIGALVGIVSELNLNRKIWSE
- a CDS encoding cysteine ABC transporter substrate-binding protein, producing the protein MKKVLALFLALSALFFAGCNDEGKGSSNSAQGSAAPQSYIDGIKKRGVVRIAVFGDKPPFGYIDETGKNAGYDLYFAKRIAKELLGDESKVQFVLVEAANRAEFLASDKVDITLANFTVTPERKEVVDFALPYMKVALGVASKGGDITDVSQLKGKTLLINKGTTADLYFTKNHPEIKLLKFDQNTETFGAMLDGRGDAIAHDNTLLFAWTKSNPGFKVGIRSLGDQDVIAPAVKKGNDELRKWLDDLIVKLADENFFHADYDATLAPVYGDDIKADDVVIEGGKL